From the genome of Monomorium pharaonis isolate MP-MQ-018 chromosome 2, ASM1337386v2, whole genome shotgun sequence, one region includes:
- the LOC105837100 gene encoding 26S proteasome non-ATPase regulatory subunit 5 — MSPNESTMTEWYQAKILRLCELNNVEDKKDILTDIKIKFSVLNNRDAEQVARSIDYGPFYSQLTSNDREVVEQICDILTILFNMLEPGEIYQRYIVEVSALITNPNASVRLLVLHEFLRTALHPQKIFQLLADTTLLISIINRIGDNDLNVAECAMSIVKKIGENPNGLHILYKGELLRTFARLLQNDTIGFRVYEVIVDIAKISQEALEVSAQSGFLNSLINILENEDILLQLNALEILTQLAMFEEGLSYLEQQEVLSKLVQKIAQINENPLSNLLIPGLMKFFGNVARHWPNELFSRYPVIISALFDVIDSGDQNILGPALDTLGFVAASIEGKYALQALGDAMPSVLKKIAEIIQRMPTALRIRGLNSLALILEVKKVEQDNRILSLMKLWFDSLCDDPLDMIVAICKQPFADIRQAGLEVLVVISSQVWGQEYISTCPGLVEFLLDRNIESFKECKDAKYEVVKCLSQAERDIFDADTMQKFKQFVNEGPYFIDVNTEVAIEGAL; from the exons ATGAGTCCGAATGAGTCGACCATGACGGAGTGGTATCAAGCAAAGATTTTACGTTTATGCGAATTAAACAATGTTGAGGACAAAAAGGACATTCTCACggatattaagataaaattcagTGTATTGAACAACCGGGATGCCGAACAGGTCGCCCGTAGCATTGATTACGGACCATTTTACTCGCAGTTAACCTCAAACGACAG agagGTTGTAGAACAGATATGTGACATTCTAACCATCCTGTTCAACATGCTAGAGCCAGGAGAAATTTATCAGAGATATATAGTTGAAGTGTCTGCTTTAATAACTAATCCAAATGCCAGCGTAAGATTGCTTGTGCTACATGAATTTTTGCGCACAGCTTTGCATccgcaaaaaatatttcagttgCTCGCAGACACCACTCTTTTGATTTCAATTATAAACAGAATTGGCGACAATGACTTAAATGTCGCTGAATGCGCGATGAGCATAGTAAAGAAAATCGGAGAGAATCCAAATGGTTTGCATATTCTGTACAAGGGCGAGCTCCTGAGAACATTTGCCAGGCTGCTACAGAATGATACTATTGGCTTTCGTGTTTACGAAGTAATTGTGGACATAGCCAAGATTTCACAGGAGGCTCTGGAAGTATCGGCTCAATCAGGCTTTCTGAACAGTTTGATCAATATATTGGAGAATGAAGATATACTGCTTCAGTTGAATGCTCTGGAGATACTGACTCAATTAGCCATGTTTGAGGAGGGTCTAAGCTATCTGGAGCAGCAAGAGGTGTTGAGCAAATTAGTTCAAAAAATAGCGCAGATTAATGAGAATCCCTTGTCGAATCTTTTGATCCCTGGACTGATGAAGTTCTTTGGTAACGTTGCACGCCACTGGCCCAATGAATTATTCTCCAGATATCCTGTGATAATTTCTGCGCTTTTTGACGTGATAGACAGCGGAGATCAGAACATTCTTGGTCCCGCGTTGGACACTCTGGGATTTGTAGCTGCGAGCATCGAAGGCAAGTATGCATTACAAGCTTTGGGAGATGCGATGCCAAgcgttcttaaaaaaattgccgAGATAATACAGAGAATGCCCACTGCTTTGAGAATTCGCGGCTTGAACAGTCTCGCCCTTATTCTCGAGGTCAAGAAGGTGGAACAAGACAATAGGATTTTATCCTTAATGAAGCTGTGGTTTGACTCGCTGTGCGACGATCCATTAGATATGATCGTGGCGATATGCAAACAACCATTTGCCGACATCAGACAAGCCGGTTTAGAAGTATTGGTTGTTATCAGTTCTCAAGTATGGGGGCAAGAATACATATCCACGTGTCCCGGTTTAGTGGAGTTCCTATTAGATAGAAATATCGAATCGTTTAAAGAGTGTAAGGACGCAAAGTACGAAGTCGTTAAATGTTTATCTCAGGCGGAGCGAGATATATTTGACGCGGACACTATGCAGAAATTCAAGCAGTTTGTTAATGAGGGTCCGTATTTCATCGACGTTAACACAGAAGTCGCGATAGAAGGTGCTTTGTAA